One window of Bacillus alkalicellulosilyticus genomic DNA carries:
- the prpE gene encoding bis(5'-nucleosyl)-tetraphosphatase PrpE, with translation MTQVFDVIGDIHGCFSEFKQLTLELGYEWATGIPIHPRGRMLAFVGDLTDRGPDSVSVIKTVCQLVSEDKAYYVPGNHCDKLYRYFLGRKVQTTHGLETTVAELKTLSKSEWKEIKDAFIKLYESSPLYQTLDHDRLVIAHAGIREDYIGRHDKRVKTFVLYGDITGKNNADGTPERRDWALHYKGDRWIIYGHTPVKEVRFLHKTANIDTGCVFGGKLSALRYPEMELKSVPSTMPFVEEKFRSFPDNT, from the coding sequence TTGACACAAGTATTCGATGTTATAGGAGATATCCACGGGTGTTTTTCTGAATTTAAACAACTAACGTTAGAATTAGGATATGAATGGGCGACTGGTATTCCGATCCATCCACGTGGTCGCATGTTAGCTTTTGTAGGAGATTTAACTGACCGTGGACCTGACTCAGTTTCTGTGATAAAAACCGTTTGTCAGCTTGTTTCAGAAGACAAAGCATATTACGTTCCGGGTAATCATTGTGATAAGCTTTATCGTTACTTTTTAGGGAGAAAGGTCCAAACTACTCATGGCTTGGAAACAACTGTTGCAGAATTAAAAACCTTATCTAAAAGTGAATGGAAAGAGATAAAGGATGCATTTATTAAACTATACGAGTCCTCACCACTTTATCAAACCTTAGATCATGATAGGTTAGTTATTGCTCATGCAGGCATTCGTGAGGATTATATTGGGAGACATGATAAGCGGGTCAAAACGTTTGTACTCTATGGAGATATTACCGGAAAGAACAATGCTGATGGGACACCTGAAAGAAGAGACTGGGCGTTGCATTATAAAGGGGATAGATGGATTATATATGGTCATACTCCTGTAAAGGAAGTGCGCTTTCTTCATAAAACTGCTAATATAGATACTGGATGTGTATTTGGCGGAAAACTGAGTGCACTCCGTTACCCGGAAATGGAACTGAAATCTGTTCCCTCAACAATGCCTTTTGTTGAAGAAAAGTTTCGTTCGTTTCCCGATAATACTTAA
- a CDS encoding RluA family pseudouridine synthase — protein sequence MSVKIEWTVSAKENGMLLREFLRKEKMISKVALAAVKFNGGQILVNGQETTVRTVVQTEDVITVIFPPEQKSPSLVSEHLPFVIIYEDEHFIVINKAPGMATIPSREHPTGTLANAIIGYYETKGIQSTFHAVNRLDKDTSGILLVAKHRYVHDLLTKEQKKGLVKRTYVAVVHGQLNQLDFTIDAPIGRKEGSIIEREVREDGQQAITHVKILEQLEDRTMVEIQLETGRTHQIRVHLSYKGHPLLGDDLYGGSVEEISRQALHSKRMSFYHPFLHKEILLTAPIPEDIKRAMNR from the coding sequence ATGTCAGTCAAAATTGAATGGACGGTTAGTGCAAAAGAAAATGGGATGCTGTTGCGAGAGTTCTTACGTAAAGAGAAGATGATTTCAAAAGTGGCATTAGCAGCAGTAAAGTTTAACGGTGGTCAGATTCTTGTAAATGGGCAAGAGACAACTGTAAGAACAGTAGTTCAAACAGAAGACGTCATTACAGTGATTTTCCCACCAGAACAAAAAAGTCCAAGTCTCGTTTCGGAACATCTCCCCTTTGTTATAATATATGAGGACGAGCATTTTATTGTTATCAACAAAGCACCTGGCATGGCCACGATACCTTCAAGAGAGCATCCAACAGGTACGCTAGCAAATGCCATTATCGGTTATTATGAAACAAAAGGGATCCAATCTACCTTTCATGCAGTGAATCGACTAGATAAAGATACATCAGGTATCCTCTTAGTAGCAAAGCATCGGTATGTCCATGACCTACTAACGAAGGAACAGAAGAAAGGTCTTGTTAAAAGGACGTATGTTGCGGTTGTTCATGGGCAACTCAATCAGTTGGATTTTACAATTGATGCGCCTATTGGCAGAAAAGAAGGAAGTATCATTGAGCGAGAGGTTCGAGAAGATGGACAGCAAGCCATCACACACGTTAAAATACTTGAACAATTAGAAGATAGAACAATGGTTGAGATTCAATTAGAAACTGGCAGAACCCATCAGATTCGTGTACATCTTTCTTATAAGGGTCATCCTTTACTAGGAGATGATTTATATGGTGGAAGTGTAGAGGAGATTTCACGTCAAGCTCTACATAGTAAAAGGATGTCTTTCTATCATCCTTTTTTACATAAAGAAATCCTTCTCACTGCACCTATTCCCGAGGATATCAAAAGAGCAATGAACCGTTAA
- a CDS encoding NAD kinase, whose amino-acid sequence MKYAVTSRGDEVSNSLCDKIKKYLNEFGLTYDKDQPDIVITVGGDGTLLHAFHHYKHCLETTAFVGIHTGHLGFYADWKPEEVEKLVIHISKTPYQIVEYPLLEVIVRHYDDESPERFLALNECTVKTLEGSLVCNVEIKGDTFETFRGDGLCISTPSGSTAYNKALGGAILHPSLASIQISEMASINNRVYRTVGSPLVLPQHHTCLLKPLNDVDMRITIDHLSLVHKQVKTIQCRVAEEKIRFARFRPFPFWKRVKESFVGE is encoded by the coding sequence ATGAAGTATGCAGTAACGTCTAGAGGTGACGAGGTTTCAAATTCGCTCTGCGATAAAATAAAGAAATACTTAAATGAATTTGGCTTAACTTACGATAAAGACCAACCTGATATTGTTATTACTGTAGGGGGAGATGGGACATTACTTCATGCTTTCCATCACTATAAGCATTGTTTAGAAACAACTGCATTTGTCGGTATCCATACAGGTCACTTAGGATTTTATGCAGATTGGAAGCCTGAAGAAGTCGAAAAGCTTGTCATCCACATTTCTAAGACACCCTATCAAATTGTTGAATATCCTTTACTAGAAGTCATTGTTCGACACTATGATGATGAATCCCCAGAACGTTTTTTGGCACTTAATGAATGTACGGTCAAAACATTAGAGGGGTCACTCGTCTGTAATGTTGAAATAAAAGGCGACACATTTGAAACGTTCCGTGGAGATGGTCTTTGTATATCCACTCCTTCAGGTAGTACAGCTTACAATAAAGCCCTAGGTGGAGCAATCCTTCATCCATCGCTTGCATCAATCCAAATCTCGGAGATGGCTTCTATAAATAATCGCGTGTATAGGACAGTGGGCTCTCCGCTTGTCCTACCTCAACACCACACTTGTTTGTTGAAACCATTAAATGATGTTGATATGAGAATAACCATTGACCATTTATCTCTTGTTCATAAGCAAGTAAAAACGATTCAGTGTCGAGTAGCAGAAGAGAAGATACGATTTGCACGGTTTAGACCGTTTCCTTTTTGGAAGCGAGTGAAGGAATCGTTTGTAGGAGAATAG
- a CDS encoding GTP pyrophosphokinase — MSNWDSFLTPYKQAVEELKIKLKGIREQYQKSSKHTPIEFVTGRVKPVSSILDKAKRKNIPLDCLESEMQDLAGVRIVTQFVEDISTVVALIRTRTDFVIVEERDYIIEKKESGYRSYHMVLRYPVETITGRKMILVELQIRTLAMNFWATIEHSLNYKYKGEIPVDVKHRLQRAAEAAFKLDEEMSQIRGEVREAQQIIIRSQEQQH; from the coding sequence TTGAGTAATTGGGATAGTTTTTTAACCCCGTACAAACAAGCAGTGGAAGAACTGAAAATTAAATTAAAAGGAATTCGTGAGCAATATCAGAAATCCTCTAAACATACTCCGATTGAATTTGTTACGGGTAGAGTAAAACCAGTTTCGAGTATACTAGATAAAGCGAAACGAAAAAATATTCCGTTGGATTGCTTAGAAAGTGAGATGCAGGATTTAGCTGGGGTACGTATTGTCACTCAATTTGTTGAAGATATTTCTACCGTGGTCGCCCTTATTCGAACGAGAACTGATTTTGTGATTGTGGAAGAACGCGATTATATCATCGAAAAAAAAGAAAGTGGCTATCGATCGTATCATATGGTACTTCGCTACCCCGTAGAGACAATTACGGGACGAAAAATGATTCTCGTCGAATTACAAATACGTACACTAGCGATGAATTTCTGGGCAACCATTGAACATTCATTAAATTATAAATATAAAGGCGAAATTCCAGTTGATGTCAAACATCGGTTACAACGAGCCGCTGAAGCAGCGTTTAAGTTAGATGAGGAAATGTCACAAATACGTGGTGAAGTAAGAGAGGCCCAACAAATTATCATAAGGTCTCAGGAGCAACAACATTAA
- a CDS encoding CYTH domain-containing protein: MAKEIEIEAKNIVTSDEFYRVVSAFQIKDEAFAVQTNHYFDTADFKLKEKKAAMRIREKADQLTLTIKQPHTIGKLETHQSLVVDDMNHMVKTGVPPKGEIAEQLQHLDVEGPFSLIGSLTTARAELNYKNGILVFDKSTYLGIEDFELEYEGETEELVQSNFLALLQEFNIPVRKTANKIARFFEAKQRMTN, from the coding sequence ATGGCCAAAGAAATAGAAATAGAAGCGAAGAATATCGTGACGAGTGATGAATTTTATCGTGTTGTAAGTGCATTTCAAATAAAAGATGAGGCATTTGCCGTTCAAACAAATCATTACTTTGACACAGCAGACTTTAAGTTAAAGGAAAAAAAAGCAGCGATGCGTATCCGTGAAAAAGCGGATCAACTTACATTAACAATAAAACAACCACATACAATTGGTAAACTTGAAACTCACCAAAGCTTGGTCGTTGATGACATGAACCACATGGTTAAAACAGGTGTTCCACCAAAAGGGGAAATCGCAGAGCAACTACAGCACTTGGATGTTGAAGGTCCTTTTTCGCTAATTGGTTCATTAACAACCGCAAGAGCTGAGCTTAATTATAAAAATGGGATACTTGTATTTGATAAAAGTACCTACCTGGGTATTGAAGATTTTGAACTTGAATACGAGGGCGAAACAGAGGAACTGGTTCAGTCAAATTTCTTAGCTCTCCTTCAGGAATTTAATATACCAGTAAGAAAAACGGCTAATAAAATTGCACGCTTCTTCGAGGCGAAACAAAGAATGACAAACTAA
- a CDS encoding lytic transglycosylase domain-containing protein codes for MNISMLQQLSQFNLVQNNPFGKASHSSSPFQSFFSDFISEEMGKVNLNHPALVNRNTSLFLHPTDQLQLEHVLPVNTATKAQKSSSVPSNKYDDLIQAAASRYGVDPKLIYAVIKHESNFNPNAKSHAGAAGLMQLMPGTARFLNVTNVYDPEQNINGGTRYLKQMLDKYKGNTRLALAAYNAGPGNVDKFGGIPPFRETMNYVPKVMQTFMSV; via the coding sequence TTGAATATCTCAATGCTTCAACAACTTTCACAGTTTAATCTTGTACAAAATAATCCTTTTGGAAAAGCTAGCCATTCTTCTTCACCATTTCAGTCTTTCTTTTCTGATTTTATATCTGAAGAAATGGGAAAGGTTAACTTAAATCATCCAGCATTAGTAAATCGGAACACAAGTTTATTTTTACATCCTACTGACCAACTTCAGTTGGAGCACGTGTTGCCTGTGAATACAGCAACTAAAGCTCAAAAAAGCTCTAGTGTTCCATCGAATAAATATGATGACTTAATTCAAGCTGCCGCGTCAAGATATGGTGTCGACCCTAAACTAATCTATGCTGTAATCAAGCACGAGTCTAACTTTAATCCAAATGCAAAGAGTCATGCTGGTGCTGCCGGATTAATGCAATTAATGCCCGGAACTGCACGCTTTCTTAATGTAACAAATGTGTACGATCCAGAACAAAACATTAACGGTGGGACAAGATATTTAAAACAAATGCTTGATAAATATAAAGGAAATACTAGATTAGCGTTAGCCGCCTATAACGCAGGACCAGGAAACGTTGATAAGTTTGGTGGAATCCCACCATTTAGAGAAACAATGAACTACGTACCAAAAGTAATGCAAACATTTATGTCAGTTTAA
- a CDS encoding (2Fe-2S) ferredoxin domain-containing protein encodes MATWDLQNTSHHILICNGGSCMNKGGEEVTQSIRETISAHDMDVQVHTTRTRCNGRCEDACVVILYPEGTWFKGVTPELGEQIVSEYIKEGLDIEEKVYSYDKTFILHEGSSLGKRK; translated from the coding sequence ATGGCTACTTGGGACCTTCAAAATACAAGTCACCATATTTTAATATGTAACGGTGGAAGTTGTATGAATAAAGGTGGGGAGGAAGTGACACAGTCTATTCGAGAAACGATTTCAGCGCATGATATGGACGTACAAGTGCATACAACAAGAACGAGATGCAATGGGCGATGCGAGGATGCTTGCGTTGTTATTTTATATCCTGAAGGAACTTGGTTTAAGGGAGTGACTCCTGAATTGGGAGAACAAATCGTTTCAGAATACATAAAAGAAGGTCTTGATATAGAAGAGAAAGTGTATTCCTATGATAAGACATTTATTCTACATGAGGGAAGTTCACTTGGGAAAAGGAAATAA
- a CDS encoding globin, whose protein sequence is MKELETPYDAIGGYEFLDKLVDTFYKNVQDEPILAPLFPNDLTETARKQKQFLTQFLGGPTLYSDEHGHPMLRARHMPFTITPKHAEAWLTCMRKAMDEVKFTGELREQIYARLTFTAHHMVNHPNDPQSEGG, encoded by the coding sequence ATGAAAGAACTTGAAACACCTTATGATGCTATTGGTGGATATGAGTTTCTAGATAAACTTGTTGACACTTTTTATAAAAATGTACAAGATGAACCTATCCTTGCTCCGTTATTTCCAAATGATTTAACGGAAACCGCAAGAAAACAAAAACAGTTTTTAACGCAGTTTCTTGGTGGCCCTACGTTATATTCCGATGAACACGGTCATCCGATGTTACGTGCCAGACACATGCCTTTTACCATCACACCAAAACATGCAGAGGCTTGGCTAACATGCATGAGGAAGGCGATGGATGAGGTTAAATTTACTGGTGAACTAAGAGAACAAATCTATGCAAGACTTACATTTACTGCACATCATATGGTGAATCACCCTAATGACCCACAATCGGAAGGAGGATAA
- a CDS encoding ClpXP adapter SpxH family protein produces MSSNEPKQTCDSNQGWCGPKEDAPRKTISNKPIEMYTFIDPLCPECWAFEPIVKKLQAEYGSYLTIRYFVANKLEAWNYAQAKYKGVSSLENLAKIWEKTAGRTGMSCDGDLWLEDPVCSPYTASLAIKAAEMQGKQAGARFLRKLREYLFLNKKNVSKEEVLLECANDAGLDVTEFSDDLHSEGAIKALLCDMKTTKELEIDYSPSFVFFNDRVEDDGLKVVGIYPYEVYVHIIRETLGYLPEKDPLVPLEDFLARYKFVATKEVSVVYDISVEEAERRLRRLLLEQKVERIPVKYGTFWRYVEKE; encoded by the coding sequence TTGTCTTCTAATGAACCAAAACAAACATGCGATAGTAACCAAGGCTGGTGTGGTCCAAAAGAGGACGCCCCTCGAAAAACGATATCAAACAAGCCAATTGAAATGTATACGTTTATCGATCCTCTCTGTCCTGAGTGTTGGGCATTTGAGCCTATTGTTAAAAAGCTTCAAGCTGAGTATGGAAGCTATTTGACGATTCGTTATTTTGTTGCGAATAAGTTAGAGGCTTGGAATTATGCTCAAGCTAAATATAAGGGAGTTAGCTCCTTAGAAAATTTAGCTAAAATATGGGAGAAAACAGCGGGACGAACGGGGATGAGTTGCGATGGTGACCTTTGGTTAGAGGATCCTGTCTGTTCTCCATATACTGCGTCATTAGCTATTAAAGCTGCAGAAATGCAAGGAAAACAAGCAGGCGCAAGATTTTTACGAAAGCTCCGTGAGTACCTATTTCTTAACAAAAAGAATGTCTCTAAAGAAGAAGTTCTATTAGAATGCGCAAACGATGCCGGTCTTGATGTAACTGAATTTTCTGATGATTTACACTCAGAAGGAGCCATTAAGGCGTTACTTTGTGATATGAAAACGACAAAAGAACTAGAAATAGATTACTCCCCTAGCTTTGTTTTTTTTAATGATAGGGTAGAGGACGACGGCTTAAAGGTAGTAGGCATCTATCCTTATGAAGTGTACGTTCATATCATTAGAGAAACACTTGGGTACTTGCCTGAAAAAGACCCACTCGTTCCACTTGAAGACTTTTTAGCACGATATAAATTTGTAGCTACAAAAGAAGTATCTGTTGTCTACGATATCAGTGTCGAAGAAGCAGAACGTCGATTACGAAGATTATTGCTTGAACAAAAAGTAGAACGTATCCCAGTTAAGTATGGTACATTTTGGCGATATGTAGAAAAAGAATAG
- the pepF gene encoding oligoendopeptidase F, whose product MEVHGLATAKSLPKRNEIPVEKTWNLEAIYETDFTWEEEFTEIKLLLPKMKEFQGKLGSSAQVLFDGLQQSDEITKKLGKLYTYAHMRNDQDTTNGFYQGLNDRAASLAAQVGQAISFITPEILNIPQDTIETFSSEHQELQLYTHYFDQLNKKRAHVLSEKEEALLAQASEATSAPSHTFGMLNNADLKFPVITDENGDEVEVTQGRFISFLESSDRRVREDAFKAVYETYGNFKNTFASTLSGQVKRNLFYANTRNYESARQAALSDNDIPEVVYDQLVSTINEHLPLLHRYIKLRKKVLGLDELHIYDLYTPLVKDVKMEVTYEEAKKLVIDGAAPLGEEYVSLLKEGFEKRWVDVEENVGKRSGAYSSGAYGTMPYILMNWQNNVNNLFTLTHEFGHSLHSYYTRETQPYPYGDYTIFVAEVASTLNEALLNNHLLEITEDKQKKLYLLNHFLEGFRGTVFRQTMFAEFEHLIHEKSAAGEALTADSLTEMYYDLNKKYFGTELVIDEEIGLEWARIPHFYYNFYVYQYATGYSAATALSKQIVEEGEPAVKRYIDFLKAGSSDYPIEVLKKAGVDMTSANPIKEACAVFEKTLNEMEKLLEE is encoded by the coding sequence ATGGAGGTGCATGGTTTGGCAACAGCAAAAAGCTTACCAAAACGAAATGAAATACCGGTTGAAAAAACGTGGAATTTAGAAGCAATTTACGAGACAGACTTTACATGGGAAGAGGAGTTCACTGAAATAAAACTGCTCCTACCTAAAATGAAGGAGTTCCAAGGGAAACTTGGAAGTTCAGCTCAAGTTCTATTTGATGGGTTACAACAATCGGATGAAATCACTAAAAAGCTTGGGAAATTATATACATATGCGCACATGCGTAATGACCAAGACACAACAAATGGGTTTTACCAAGGATTGAATGACCGAGCAGCTTCACTTGCTGCACAAGTAGGACAGGCGATTTCATTTATCACTCCTGAAATTCTAAATATCCCGCAAGATACAATCGAAACATTTTCTTCAGAACATCAAGAACTGCAGCTTTACACTCATTATTTCGACCAACTCAACAAAAAGAGAGCCCATGTGTTATCAGAAAAAGAAGAAGCCCTATTGGCTCAGGCAAGTGAAGCAACAAGTGCACCAAGTCATACGTTTGGAATGTTAAATAATGCAGACTTGAAGTTTCCAGTGATTACAGATGAAAATGGAGACGAGGTGGAAGTAACACAAGGTCGTTTTATCTCATTCCTTGAATCAAGTGATCGACGTGTGAGAGAGGATGCCTTTAAAGCCGTATATGAAACATACGGAAACTTTAAAAATACATTTGCGAGTACGCTAAGTGGGCAAGTGAAACGTAATTTGTTTTATGCGAACACTAGAAATTATGAGTCAGCAAGGCAAGCTGCATTAAGTGACAATGACATTCCTGAAGTCGTTTATGACCAATTAGTGTCTACTATTAACGAGCATTTACCATTACTTCATCGCTATATTAAGTTGCGGAAGAAGGTACTGGGTCTTGATGAGCTTCATATTTATGACTTATATACGCCTCTTGTAAAAGATGTAAAAATGGAAGTTACCTATGAGGAAGCGAAGAAACTTGTTATTGATGGAGCTGCTCCTTTAGGAGAAGAATATGTCTCTTTGTTGAAAGAAGGATTTGAAAAAAGATGGGTCGATGTTGAAGAAAATGTCGGGAAGCGAAGTGGGGCTTATTCATCTGGAGCATATGGAACAATGCCTTATATCCTCATGAACTGGCAAAACAACGTCAATAACCTTTTTACCCTGACACATGAATTTGGTCACTCACTTCATAGCTATTATACAAGAGAAACTCAGCCATATCCTTACGGCGATTATACTATCTTTGTGGCGGAAGTTGCTTCTACGCTAAATGAAGCGTTATTAAACAATCACCTGCTAGAGATTACAGAAGATAAACAGAAAAAGTTGTATTTGTTGAACCACTTCTTAGAAGGCTTCCGTGGAACGGTGTTTAGACAAACGATGTTTGCTGAGTTTGAACATCTAATCCATGAAAAATCAGCAGCGGGTGAAGCGCTAACGGCAGATAGCCTCACTGAAATGTATTATGATTTAAACAAAAAATATTTTGGAACAGAGTTAGTCATTGATGAAGAAATTGGCTTAGAATGGGCGCGAATACCTCATTTTTACTATAATTTTTATGTGTACCAATATGCAACAGGGTACAGTGCAGCAACGGCGTTATCAAAACAAATCGTAGAAGAAGGCGAACCTGCTGTGAAAAGGTATATCGACTTCCTCAAAGCGGGAAGTTCCGATTATCCAATCGAAGTCCTAAAAAAAGCTGGAGTCGACATGACATCAGCCAATCCTATCAAAGAAGCATGCGCCGTTTTTGAAAAAACCTTAAACGAAATGGAAAAACTGCTAGAAGAATAA
- a CDS encoding competence protein CoiA, which yields MLTAIGKNGEPISLADSWSKNELVELERKSGFYCPVCKQNLQLKLGTKKQWHFAHKHTKSCSFESEAESEYHRKGKMQLYRWLTAQGYQPTLEPYLPSIQQRPDLLFSYQGRQIALEYQCSPIHESIHKKRTSSFRKKNILPFWIVGGNRIKRKGTYEYTIHSFEWLCTFSKLPSFLFPMLTYYCSSSENFYSALNLLPISSQKALSSILIKPLQKYSFTDILRPVIDNEREDRLFRYWVTVKKNWRYSTFPFQSSIQKFFQVLCYHHSMYPSLFPIEAGWPTPYSYFIETPMHIWQTWTLLKMFSLPQDQPILFRFLQTAFSDAIDKNLFHIRDLQSEGYVYSLYAYLDFLSSIHVLEKINNATYIIKTPYRIPLSVSDAIELDEAFFHRQFYPYIQSQNIKIEKK from the coding sequence TTGTTAACGGCAATTGGAAAAAATGGTGAACCAATCTCATTAGCTGACAGCTGGAGCAAAAATGAACTAGTTGAACTTGAACGTAAAAGCGGTTTTTATTGCCCGGTTTGTAAACAGAATTTGCAATTAAAGTTAGGAACAAAGAAACAATGGCACTTTGCACACAAACACACAAAAAGCTGTAGCTTCGAATCAGAAGCAGAATCAGAGTATCATCGAAAGGGGAAGATGCAATTATATAGATGGCTCACAGCTCAAGGCTATCAACCAACGTTAGAACCTTATTTACCTTCTATTCAGCAACGGCCCGACCTCTTATTCTCGTATCAAGGGCGACAAATTGCATTAGAATACCAATGCTCGCCTATACACGAATCCATCCATAAGAAACGAACAAGTTCATTCCGTAAGAAAAATATCCTTCCGTTTTGGATTGTTGGTGGAAATCGAATTAAGCGAAAAGGTACCTATGAATATACGATCCATTCATTTGAATGGCTCTGTACTTTTTCAAAACTCCCCTCATTTTTATTTCCTATGTTAACGTATTATTGTTCTTCATCCGAAAACTTTTACAGTGCTCTTAATTTACTTCCCATCTCATCTCAAAAAGCCCTATCTTCCATCCTTATTAAACCATTACAGAAATATAGCTTTACAGACATCCTCCGTCCCGTAATTGATAATGAGAGAGAAGATCGACTTTTTAGGTATTGGGTAACGGTTAAAAAAAACTGGCGATACTCCACCTTTCCTTTTCAAAGTTCTATCCAGAAATTCTTTCAAGTGCTTTGCTATCACCATTCGATGTACCCCTCACTGTTTCCAATTGAAGCTGGATGGCCTACTCCTTATAGCTATTTTATTGAAACCCCAATGCACATCTGGCAAACATGGACTCTCCTAAAAATGTTCTCTTTACCTCAAGACCAACCTATTCTATTTCGATTCTTACAAACGGCCTTTTCTGATGCCATCGATAAAAATCTCTTTCACATTCGTGATTTGCAATCTGAAGGCTATGTGTATTCACTGTATGCCTATCTTGATTTTTTAAGTAGCATACATGTGTTAGAAAAGATAAATAATGCTACGTATATCATTAAAACTCCGTATCGTATTCCTCTTTCTGTGTCTGATGCAATAGAACTTGACGAAGCTTTTTTTCATAGGCAGTTTTATCCGTATATCCAATCACAAAACATAAAAATTGAAAAGAAATAA
- the cls gene encoding cardiolipin synthase has protein sequence MYNRINILSFVLITITILYLTRAYWEGWVVGAFSMLFTISVFFVAIVIFLENRNPTKTLTWLIVLGVFPLVGFFFYLMTGQNYRKQKSFTEKAIQDEQAFEKIEGNRQLQEEQIQKMRGHQQLLFRLAHRLGNNPISFSTETKVLTDGKETFAHILQALKLAKHHIHLEYYIVRHDTIGQEIKDVLIEKANAGVEVRFLYDAVGSWKLSKSYIKDLKNAGVEVVAFSPVKLPYLTNKINYRNHRKIIVIDGHVAFVGGLNIGDEYLGKNQYFGLWRDTHLYVRGEAVRTLQLIFLQDWYYVTREALLRPSYLSPVLIDEGKDGGVQMIASGPDKRWEIIKKLFFSMITSAKQSIWIASPYFIPDEDILSALKIAALSGIDVRILVPNRPDKKIVFYASRSYFPELLEAGVKIYEYNRGFMHSKIIIVDNEIASIGTSNMDMRSFHLNFEVNAFLYQTKSVTTLVSDYIYDLEHSNQLSLEVFKTRSIYYRIIESTSRLLSPLL, from the coding sequence ATGTATAATCGTATAAATATCCTTTCTTTTGTCCTAATTACGATAACAATTTTATATTTAACACGTGCATATTGGGAGGGCTGGGTAGTAGGAGCTTTTAGTATGTTGTTTACGATTTCCGTCTTTTTTGTTGCTATCGTTATCTTCTTGGAAAATCGGAATCCAACAAAAACACTAACATGGCTCATCGTTCTTGGAGTCTTCCCTTTAGTAGGTTTCTTCTTTTATTTAATGACTGGTCAAAATTATCGTAAACAAAAATCGTTTACAGAAAAAGCTATACAAGATGAACAGGCATTTGAAAAAATAGAAGGGAACCGTCAATTACAGGAAGAGCAAATTCAAAAAATGCGTGGTCACCAGCAACTTCTTTTCCGTTTAGCACACCGTCTTGGAAATAATCCGATCTCCTTTTCTACAGAGACCAAGGTCCTTACAGATGGAAAAGAAACGTTTGCCCATATATTGCAAGCGCTTAAACTAGCGAAGCACCATATTCATTTAGAGTACTATATCGTTCGACATGATACGATTGGTCAAGAAATAAAAGATGTTCTCATTGAAAAAGCCAATGCTGGTGTTGAAGTTAGGTTTTTATATGATGCAGTAGGAAGTTGGAAACTCTCAAAATCGTATATTAAAGATTTGAAAAATGCAGGAGTAGAAGTGGTGGCATTTTCGCCAGTGAAATTGCCCTATTTAACAAATAAAATCAATTATAGAAACCATCGAAAAATCATTGTGATTGATGGACATGTTGCATTTGTTGGGGGGTTGAATATAGGAGATGAGTATCTAGGTAAAAATCAATATTTTGGGCTATGGCGTGATACTCATTTATATGTCAGAGGAGAAGCAGTGCGAACACTACAATTAATCTTTTTGCAGGATTGGTATTATGTCACGAGAGAAGCATTACTACGTCCTAGCTACCTATCACCCGTGTTAATTGATGAGGGGAAAGATGGCGGAGTACAGATGATTGCAAGTGGACCAGACAAACGATGGGAAATCATTAAGAAACTGTTCTTTTCGATGATTACGTCTGCCAAACAATCGATTTGGATCGCTTCACCGTATTTTATTCCTGATGAGGATATTTTAAGTGCACTTAAGATTGCTGCATTAAGTGGGATTGATGTTCGAATTCTTGTTCCAAATCGCCCTGATAAAAAAATCGTGTTTTATGCATCTCGTTCTTATTTCCCAGAGTTGCTTGAGGCAGGAGTAAAGATTTATGAATATAATCGAGGCTTTATGCACAGTAAAATTATTATAGTGGATAATGAAATTGCTTCGATTGGAACGTCAAATATGGATATGAGAAGTTTTCATCTAAATTTTGAAGTCAATGCCTTTTTATATCAAACAAAAAGCGTGACTACTCTTGTTAGTGATTATATTTATGATTTAGAGCATTCCAATCAGCTCTCATTAGAAGTGTTTAAAACAAGGTCAATTTATTACCGTATCATTGAATCAACATCTCGGTTATTAAGTCCATTATTATAA